In the genome of Pogona vitticeps strain Pit_001003342236 chromosome 13, PviZW2.1, whole genome shotgun sequence, one region contains:
- the LOC144583011 gene encoding cytochrome P450 3A24-like: MSRITKNNGLTGDLEASVFLAPDDKWKRIRTVLSPTFTSGRLKEMLPIINHYGEILVKNIQKEVENNEPIDMKALFAVYSLDAMSSVSFSIDIDSINHSNDPFVKNLKKLATVTFENPLLLLAVVFPFLTPLLEKLNITLIPSSVLDFFTAVVKKIKNDRGKNKHTERVDFLQLMLEAQNSGDVSDGTNSYKALTDKEISMQAVTFIFGSFETISNALNFLSYSLATHPDVQQKLQDEIDKILPNQAPPTYDAITQMEYLDMVINENLRLFPPAGRIDRVCKNTVEINGMTIPKGTVLMIPVFVLHRLPEYWPEPEEFRPERFSKENKENIDPYIFLPFGAGPRICIGMRFALLAVKVAVVVLLQKFSFRTCEETPIPLEFISQVFLIPKKPIKLKFVPRMVTGSEEQKNGKPQRGQ; encoded by the exons atgtctCGTATTACTAAGAACAATGGTTTGACTGGAGACTTAGAAGCATCTGTATTCTTGGCCCCAGATGATAAGTGGAAGAGGATTCGCACCGTCCTCTCTCCCACCTTCACCAGTGGGAGATTAAAGGAA ATGCTGCCCATAATCAACCATTATGGGGAGATATTGGTGAAGAACATCCAGAAGGAAGTGGAGAACAATGAGCCCATAGACATGAAAGC CCTTTTTGCAGTCTACAGTTTGGATGCGATGAGCAGCGTTTCCTTCAGCATTGACATAGACTCCATAAACCACTCCAACGATCCTTTCGTCAAGAACCTCAAGAAGCTGGCCACGGTcacttttgaaaatccactgctTCTCCTGGCTG TTGTATTTCCATTCCTTACACCATTACTGGAGAAACTAAACATCACCCTGATACCTTCGTCTGTCTTGGATTTCTTCACGGCGGTGGTGAAAAAAATCAAGAACGACCGGGGAAAGAATAAGCATACG GAGCGCGTTGACTTTCTACAGCTAATGTTGGAGGCCCAAAATTCAGGAGATGTCTCTGATGGCACAAATTCATATAAAG ctctgactGACAAGGAGATATCGATGCAGGCCGTAACCTTTATTTTTGGTAGTTTTGAGACCATCAGCAATGCCCTTAACTTTCTGTCTTACTCCTTGGCCACCCACCCGGATGTTCAGCAGAAGCTGCAGGATGAAATTGACAAGATACTTCCCAACCAG GCTCCTCCCACCTATGATGCAATCACTCAGATGGAATATCTTGACATGGTGATAAATGAAAACCTCAGGCTGTTTCCCCCAGCAGGAAGAATTGACAGGGTTTGCAAAAACACTGTGGAGATCAATGGCATGACCATCCCCAAAGGAACTGTGCTCATGATCCCAGTTTTTGTCCTGCACCGTCTCCCGGAATATTGGCCAGAGCCGGAAGAATTCAGACCTGAGAG GTTCAGTAAAGAGAACAAGGAAAACATAGACCCGTACATCTTCCTGCCCTTCGGAGCAGGTCCCAGAATCTGCATTGGGATGCGCTTTGCTCTCCTGGCTGTCAAAGTGGCCGTGGTGGTCCTCCTGCAGAAATTCTCCTTCCGGACCTGCGAAGAGACACCG ATACCTTTGGAATTTATCAGCCAGGTCTTCCTGATACCAAAGAAGCCGATCAAACTGAAGTTCGTGCCCAGAATGGTTACTGGATCTGAGGAACAGAAAAATGGGAAACCGCAAAGAGGCCAATAG